Part of the Lutra lutra chromosome 4, mLutLut1.2, whole genome shotgun sequence genome is shown below.
ggggagggccagagggagagaatcagttcaggcaggcaccccactgagcacatAGCAAGCCCCacgagggctccatcccatgacccatgagatcaacacctgagacaaaaccaagagcgggacggttaaccaactgagccacacgggTGCCCCAATAGTTCTGTTACgcacttttatatataaaattactcCTGACATTACTAATGTCAAAATACAAGCAgagttagggggcacctgggaggctcagacgttaagcatctgccttcggctcaagtcatgatcccaggggactgggatggagcccaaatcaggctccctgctgagcccttctctctgctgtgtctctgtcaaataaagaaataaaatctttaaaaaagaaaagcagggcgcctgggtggctcagatggttaagcgtctgcctttggctcttgtcatgatcccagggtcctggaatggagttctgcatcgggctctctgctcagcggggagcctgcttccccccgcccccccccccccccccgctctctctgcctgcctgtctgcttgtgatctctccctctctctctgtcaaataaataaataaaatcttaaaaaacaaaacaaaacaaaacctaaaatccTGCTACTTTGGTAATTTCACCTGAGAGTTCCACTCaaaatttttatcttcctttcaaATTCAAATACTCAAATTCCCAATCCTTTACTGCTGCCCAAAACTAATGTTCACCCAAAGACAAAGACTTGTATTTCTAGTAAGCAATTTAAGCATAGATGAATCTTGTTGCTATGTCCAATGTAGTAAAAAGAACAtaaggctttggagtcagacagatttGTCTTAAAATCCACACACTCTTGGGAGACCtaagtggctcagctggttaagtgtctgcttgtggctcagggtcctgggataactCCACCGTGGGCTCCTGCTGAgccagtggggaatctgcttgactatctgctccttccccttctcacactctctctctcaaataaataaataaaacctttttaaaaaaaaatccatgcactCTCATTTTCAAACTCTGAGGACTGAGgtacatttttctcatctgtaactaTATTTCAGAGAACTGTAATATTAGACAAGCCTAGCATAAAGTGGAAGTGTcaaaaaatgtcattctttttttttttttaatttatttgacagagagagatcacaagtcggcagagaggcaggcagagagagacgaagaagcaggctccccgctgagcagacagcccgatgtggggcttgatctcagaaccccgagatcatgacctgagctaaaggcagaggtttaacccactgagccacccaggcaccctcaaaaaTGTTATCCTATTTTCATCTTTCACACCAtctcaaacaaatacaaaatatccaGGTAATAATTATAGTTCaagaagttttactttttaaagaattttttttaaagattttatttatttatttgacagacagagatcacaggtaggcaggaaggcaggcagagagagaggaggaagtaggctccctcctgagtggagagcccgatgcagggctcaatcccaggaccctgggatcatgacctgagccgaaggcagaggctttaacccactgagccacccaggtaccccttaaagaatatttttatgtttatttctattaaatagtAAATAGAGCAGTCATTAACCAGAAAGTACCAAGTAAATAATAATTGGCCACATCAGAGATGGTAATGGTTGACCGGGGATGCTTGGgcggcttagctggttaagcgcctacttttggctcaggtcatgatcccagggtccggggacaGAGCCCTGCTTTAGACTgcttgctcagtgcagaatctgcttctctctctccctctaccctcccttcctcaccgccccccccaccatgtgtgtgctctctctctcaaataaataaaatcttagaaagaaaaaaagaaaataaccaaatagAAGATAcgtgacattttttcttttagaaatttttcacTTTCAAAACTTCTCTTTCCTTAACTCTTAAACTCAATGCTTTCTTAGTCCTCTGAAGTCAAATGATCAAATAAAAAGAGGTCAAAATGGAGCttaagagagaatgaaaaaccATGATCTGAACTTGGTGATTTCCATAGGAAATTAATGTGGATATATAGTAATGGTGATCATTTGAACTTAAGAGGGCACCTTTTGGGGAAAGACCTCTGTACTCTTCCTACTCTATAATTTATTGCCTATTATACAGGAGAAGTAGGGATCATGTTGTTATATGGAGCAATTATCTAAATTAATAACatatgaaatcataaaataaaacacatttgctGAGCATTTTAGAGTATGACATACTTTTGCAATTAATAATGAAGATAGGAATGGAATCCAGATATCTCGATCTCCATTTTAGTAATAGAGATAAACTGCAACATTTTAATACTTTCATAAATTCTAGTGTAATTATTCTACTTAATTACATTTTACCAAGATGAATGTTACAACAATTCTACTGCTTATCAGAAACTGAATATAAGCTTTAAACTATGCTAGATAATTTCCCACAATTTTCTGTTAACTCCTATATTcaagtattttcatcttttttttttttaagattttatttgtttattggaaagagagagatcactagtaggcagagaggcaggcagagagaggaggaagcaggctccccaccaaggaaagagcccgacatggggctcgatcccaggaccctgggatcatgacctgagccgaaggcagaggctttaaccctctgagccacccaggcacccctcaagtatTTTCATCTTGACCCACTCTTCTATAAGATGAATTTCCCTTTCCCCACTAATTTTCTACCTATATTCTGATGTgatctcatttttctcatataCTTTAGACTCTGTCCCATAAATTATATCCACTTTTTTATATCTCCCTCTCCAAAgagtcattttgttttttgttcattccAAATAGTCATTTTGTAACATGACTGATTCCTTCTGCCATTCTTAGAAAAATTAAGCTCTCATTCTCAATGATCTATTTTGTTTATACTGCTATTATAAATGAGGAGACGTGCTAGAAGCAGCATGACTGAAAGAAAGAATGCCAGCTTGGggccgctgggtggctcaggcagttgagtgtttcacttttggttttggctcaggtcatgatttcataagtcatgggatccagtcccatgtggggctctgcactcagtggggagtctgcttaagtttctctccctctgtccctccccctactcaggctgtcactgtctctttcttgcagataaataaatcaatctttaaaaaaaaagaagaaaaggagtacTAGCTTTAAAGCTGTCTCTAGCACTTTCAAGCTGTGAGATCCTACACATATTCCTTGACCACTCAGAGTCTCTGATTCTTGACCTATCGTATAGGAAAAAGTTAACAACCCCATTCTACAAGAGTGTaatgagaataaatataaaatatatataactagcTCTTAATATGTCTTCTACTTTGCTATGGGATGGTCTGATTGTCTACTCAGATCAGAGGTTCacaatttttttaggatttttttttaactccaggaAATCCAGATTTTCTCCCAAATTACTGACACCAGTGCCCTTAATTACAAACTCCATGAGGTCATATATCACAATTTTTGTATCTCTAAATCTCTAATACTTAGCCCAGAACCCTTCATATATTAGATGCTTAATATCTGCTTGTTAAAGAGTGTTaagcttttttattattaagtagaGAAATTACTGGATATGcaaactaaatttcttttttttcaatagtAAACATTACTTTGCAAAATCCCATTGCTTGGGGTATTTTTCTAGCTACATTCCCAGTATAATCTCATTACTagctagaaaaaaatataccTATGTTTTAAAGCTCTTTTCTTCTGAGAAGCTCAAGGATTTTTTACAAAGACCTTATCTCATCAATCTTTAGAACATCCCTGAGGTAACtggagatgaaaaggaaaaaaatagaatatgaatcCATAATCCACATGAATCCATAAATTCCACTCAGAAAAACTCCCATCTAATTTTTCAGTTCATGTGCATTTTGCCACTATTTCTCTTCTAAAACCACCTAAGTTACCTATTTACTCATTACATCTGGATATGCTGATGTGGGGCAAAAGCGTTACTATTTGCTCAAGAGAGCAAAGTTTTCAGAAAGTATTATACAGAGTAAGTAACACAAAGAACAACATAAAAATGAcaactctaggggtgcctgggtggctcagtaggttaagcctctgccttcggctcaggtcatgatcccagggtcctgggatcgagctccgcatcgggctctctgctcagcagggaacttgcttcctcttctctctctgcctgcctctttgcctacttgtgatttctgtctgtcaaataaataaataaaatcttaaaaaaaaaaaaaaagacaactctaATTGCTTAACAGAAAACACTACTGAGACTACTGACTACAGGTTTACTTTAGACTACTAGCTATTTAGGAATTAGacacattattttcttcaaattttaataaTCAGAGACCAGCAGCCCAATCATAGCTTTCACTTTCTTCTGCTCCCCATCACTTGGTTCTTTTGTACCCTTATAGTAGCCCTTACTGACTACCCACCCAAGAACCATTCTCCTCCTTTTCCAGATTAACAGAATCCCACTTCTGTTCCGGCAACATCAGGCTCAGCCCCAGGGGATGGTCATGACTGATCTTCTTAGCCAATCCTAGCAATCCTATTCCCCTTTCTAAATGATTGGTGTAAAATTGGACCTGTGATCTACAACTGGCCAAAaaattgaaagaagttgctaGGGATTCTTTCCTCCCTGATGAGAGGGCAGCAAGAACAGGCTACTTAATATATACACTGtgcaaagctggaaaaaaattcatcttttgcCCCCAACCAATTTCCCTGTACTTGAGAAGTTGCCAGCCTGAATTCGATGCACAGAGCTGTACCACTCTCTTCCAAGTGGAAGACCAAGAAAACTTCAGTGATTCTGACTGCACCCAGACATAAGTGAGTCTCTATCTTTCAGGTTTCCTGTtatatgaaatgttatttttgtctACGTCACTAAGGATCAGATATTCTATGCCTTAAAGCTGAAAGCATCCTAATTAACACAAGTAGGCcaataaatcagaaaagaagGGAAGTACACATTtaattactgagcacttactattaCATCTGTAATCTCATTTATGAAAATTACTaatctttctattttgtttttataaaaacaaaagcttaatAAAGTTATAGTTAATAGTAAGAATGTTAAAATTGAAATCCATACCCGAAACCAAACTttgcattctttttaaatatataaaattccctTCCTCCTTGTTTACAGCTCTTTGTTAAAAAGATAAACCAGTAAGTGGATATGTTACTAGCAAGCAAAACTCAGGAAGAGCTAAGGAATATCCATTATTCTTGTAACTTTGTCATAGGATCTATAGCCCTCAACTCTACTTTGTATCAAAGTTACATGGAGAGGGATGCatggctgagtggctcagtctgttaagtttctgactcttggttttggctcaggttgtgatctcagggtcatgaaatcgagccctggGGCCAGCTCCATCCACAATgaacacggagtctgcttgtgactgcctctccccctcactcccctcggataaatctttaaaaaaaaaatgacattgggggaaaagacaaaatatgtgtatatgtgtataaaaagtTCCAGAATGTCTAGCAGAGTGACCAAAATCCTATACCAAAAAGTAGGATGGATTTCAAGTGTAATATTCAATttctcaagaattaaaaaaaatatgaagtcaaTCGCAAGTattcctttaataaaaaaaaaaataataacttcctTATTTCAAACTATTCCATTAACCAAGTATCTATCAATAGAGAAACCACAAAGTTAACACTTCCTCAattttcatctgttcatggaAAGTGATTCAACTTAAATCTTGGCaacaaaaaaagttatataaacaCTAAGATTCAGCAAggtcatttttttatttagaaatttactAGAACTGGATGTTCCAAGCTATTTATAATGTCATTTCAACCAGAAGTATATTCACCTTATACTGACTTTGTTAATCTCTAATTGAGCTTAATAAAGTGGGCATGCAGTATTTCtgacttaaaacacacacaacttACCTTCCCACACGCTCTGCAATGATGCCTCCTTTTGGTGAATGTGAACCTGGCTTCACATTTCATGCAGTTTGGAGCCTGAGAATCTGGTACCCATACGGGAGCCACCTCACCCAGAGTAGTAAATGGCTTTCTGGCAGAAATTCCAAACTGACCAGCTCTGAGATCATTATCTGGGCTTTCTGGAGCTAAAGCAAGGCACGGTCTACTGGATATCCCAGATTCATAGCTTTCTAAATGTTCCCCATTTGTATCAGCAATAGAGATGTTTCCCAAGGAGGCATTGCATACATTGGTTGCTGAGTTCTCCCCTAATTTTGCTTTCCCAAGaacatcatttttgtttttaatattatttccacTATTTGTAGGAAGGTCATTTTGTAAATGGTCAGACAATGGCTTTGGAATTTGAAGTTTAAGATTAGAAGGTTGCTTGGGTCTTGCACCACCAAAAGGAACACTGATAGATTGCAGGTTTGCTACTCTCTTGGGTGAAGACTGCCCGAGCACTGATGGAACTTGACTACAGAAACTgtgtaaataatttttcttcattaggTCACCAGTGCTGTTTAAAAGTAGTCCACTTCCTTCTGTGGCTTCATTTCCTCTCTGTTCATAAATATTTGAGTAGCATTCTGACTTgctctcttctatttctttttcttctgttactgaATCTTCTTTGGAGGGTAAAGTCTttggaacaaaacaaacaactggGCTCTGCATTCCATAGGAATCACAATTAGATAGAGAATTTGCTGCTGGTGTATCCATAGTGGAGAAATCACATCCTTCACTTTCATTGGTGCAAGTTCCTTTTAAATCTAGACCTGCTTCTGCCATTCTATCACACTCTCCTCCACTATCATTGTAAATGTCCTCAGACTGATTCATTGGCAgaaacttctcattttctttatttatttggctgtCATTCATATCATTTAGTTTAGTCAATTTCCAATTAGTCATCTCCTGAGAGTCAGAGAAATGCTCTGTCATATTAAGTTCCGTACTGCCAAGAATTTCTTCACGTTCACAACCTTCCTTTTTGTCAGCTCTAAGATCACTAGGCACAAGACAATCTGAAAACTGTTCACAGTTATCATCCCTTCCAGACCCATTAGGCATGTCTGTTTTGAGAAGCAAAGGTAAACCAGATCGGACAGATTCTTCAGTTGTTCTCTCCTCTGTtggctcttttttcttcaaaatcccCTCACTCAAGTGGGAAAAGGAGTTTGGACTCCCTAGATCTGTCCTAGCAGAGCTGGTCTGGCCAGTAAGAATCTCATCTGGTATATAGTTCTCTTGCTTTTTAGCAGCAGGACCTTCATCTGTTCCCTGGGATGAGACTATTGAATCAATTGTTAAACTTGTAATCACAGACATGGGTGGGTCTCTACCTGTATTTTCATCATCCTTTAATTGTGAAGGGGAACAGACACTGGCTAGATTATCAGATGAAGTAGTACATGTATGTTTAACAGAATCCCCCATTGCACTTGATCTCTTCAACAGATCtatttgtttctctgagttcatATCTTTTTCAGTGGACCCATTTATACTAAAACTAAATTGATCAGTTTGTCTGTTTTCGTTATCCAGTGAACAGCTAAAAGCATCCATGAGGGACtgactattataattattacaatCCTGCAAATCGTTTTGTAATGTCCTCTTATCACAGTTATGCATGACAGCTACGACAAGAACATTCTTCTCATCTGGCAGACAAGCTAGGTTTCCACATTTCTTCTCTCCGACTTCAACAGTACTACATTGATCATCTCGATTACAGTTCCTCTTAATTAACTGATCTTCTGCAACGGCATTTTCATCGATCCACATTGTGCTGATCTCTGGATTCAGACTATAGTCCTGTCCATTAGCACAatgatcctctccctctgtggtcaAAGAAGCTGAATGAGCCAGAGAGAAGACTTTTAGTTGTGGCTGTGACTCATTAGAAACTGCAGGTTCATTCACACTGGCCAATGAGGGGTTAAATGACAGTCGGTGAGATGGGGGATCTAGAATCTTATTCCACTTGGTATCCAATAAAATAGGAGAAACTGTTTCatctgaaaagataaataattacaataagtTTCCTGGTGTCACTAGAAAAGCTAGGACTCAATTAATTAACTATATTTGCAaacattctgaaaataaaatattcccaggatatctaaaaatagaatattcCTAGAatatgaagtttttaattttaatttttagctaagaataaaaaaaatattcttcagacTGTTTCTATATTACATGTCACCAAATGGTAATATCCCAGAAGATtccaaacaacaaaagaattCTACCTCAATCTATTAACATAATTAAAGATGGCACAGAGGCTATACTTGGTAGTGGGGGCAGGCAGTAGCAATCAGAAAGACCTTCGATTGGCTGCGTACAACACAGGGTGCAGACTAATCTAAGCTGGAAAAAAATTAGGACAAGTAATTGAGtaagagggaaaacaaaggaattttCTGTGGAGACAGAATGATCTATAATCTACATGATGACTGGAATGTGGGTTACATTGATGTATTTACTTATCAAAACTGGTACAGTTAagatctatactttttttttttaaagattttatttatttatttgacagagagaaatcacaaataggcagagaggcaggcagagagagaggaggaagcaggctccctgccgagcagaaagcccaatgtgggggctcgaacccaggacctgggatcacgacctgagccgaaggcagaggcttaacccactgagccacccaggcgccccagatctatacattttaatgtatgtaaatttcatcttaaaaaaaaaaaaaaactaaaaaagggcggctgggtggctcagttggttaaatatctacCTTTgcctcagatcgtgatcccagggtcctgggatcaagcccagccttctgctccctgctcagtggggagtctgcttctccctctccttctacccttccccactgctcatgcttgtgcgcatgctctatctctctcaaataaataaaatcttaaaaaaaaaaaaaacctgtaaaaacATAATAAGCAGCGAGTAGTGGATGAAgatacaaatgaaacaaaattggaACCATGTTAATTACTGCTGAAGCCGGGAAATTGGGTACACCAGAGTTTACTACACTATTCTGctttttgtatgtatttgaaatttgtccataacaagtattttattttattttatttatttattttttttaagattatttatttatttatttgacagacagaggccagaagtaggcagagaggcaggcagagacagagagagagggaagcaggatccccgctgagcagagagcccgacacggggttcgatcccagaaccctgggaccatgaccggagcccaaggcagaggtttcaacccactgagccacccaggcgccccagtccataacaagtatttttaaaagtttgctatAGTATATGAAATTATACTCATAACTGTGTCACATGATTAATtaggtttatatttatataattatctgAGGACACTTGgcagaaaaatattcatttatcttGTTAAATCAACCTACTTATATTCTATCAATAAGCATAATTTCATGTTTACTTTTTAAGAGATTATAACTATGATGATTATTTCTCCAAGTTATAGTGCCATATGTATAtttagagaaataagaaataatacactTAGTCTTTCTTGCTGTCTTCTTACAGTAAATCTAATAATCATAGTCCTGAAAATTATGGAGATATATTTTCCCCTCAATAGTAACATTAACCTTTAATGCCCCCTTAGCACCTTCTTCATGTCTCTATTTAAGCACTTACTAGACTATAACACAATGGCTTCTACCTGACTTTTTCAAACAGAAACCATTTCTCTCCATCAATGTAAGCCCTCACACACTTTGCATTGTGCCTGCTATGTAGTAGGTACACAATAAATATATGCTAAGTGAGTATCTACCATAGTAAAAGCATTGTGCTTAAGGagcatgaagattaaatgatagCTCTGGCCTCCAAGAAATACATAATctagttagaaaaataaaaaacaggtaCTGTACACATGAATATCTAATTAGCAGTACAGGACAGCATTATGCCTGGGCttcaaagacaattttatttttaagtgtggaaaagaggtcattttttttttttaaagattttatttatttatttgacagagagaaatcacaagtaagcagagaggcaggcagagagagaggaggaagcaggctccctgccgagcagcccgatgtggggctcaaacccaggacctgggatcgtgacctgagccgaaggcagcggcttaacccactgagccacccaggcgccccaaaagaggTCATTTTTAAGGGGGAACAAGTATAGTCCCAAACACAACAATCTGAGAGAGCAATAAGTAAATCAGTTGGGgctgaaaaaagaattagtgtAAACAAGTAGTGAAAAGAAGCTAGAAAGGCCAGACTGTAAAAGCCATAAGACATCAAAATATGTGGAGAATGGTCTTGAATACTGAATGTTAAAATCATGAGTTGCCCAAACTTGGGCTAGCAGAGACTTGAGATTTAATAACataaacttcctttaaaaaaaataaataattatttccaacatggttcatggaaataaaaacaaaatgctgcTTCTTacaagaatatttaataatattcaaaCAAGAAAGGTAGATCAGttattaaaaatgtcattattcaATTACCTACTACATGGGTATAATGTTAATTATCTAGTGTTATCACAGTCTGTGTGtggtatatttttcatttaaagaaggaaattaacatagaatgaaaaatcactttatttaaaatatacgtGGAAAGATACCAGGCTAGAGGTGGTCATTTGAATACAATTAGTACATACTAAGATCTTTAAACAATAGTTCaaaacaaatatacaatacagttcCAAACAAGAATTTGGCTTCTGAAGTTCTTCACCTCCTAAAAGAATTAAGTTTTTATAAGCAATGTTGTATTTCTGAACTAAAAGACAATTTTTACTgattcaacaaaaatatattcaaa
Proteins encoded:
- the ZFYVE9 gene encoding zinc finger FYVE domain-containing protein 9 isoform X2, which gives rise to MENYFQAEAYNLDKVLDEFEQNEDETVSPILLDTKWNKILDPPSHRLSFNPSLASVNEPAVSNESQPQLKVFSLAHSASLTTEGEDHCANGQDYSLNPEISTMWIDENAVAEDQLIKRNCNRDDQCSTVEVGEKKCGNLACLPDEKNVLVVAVMHNCDKRTLQNDLQDCNNYNSQSLMDAFSCSLDNENRQTDQFSFSINGSTEKDMNSEKQIDLLKRSSAMGDSVKHTCTTSSDNLASVCSPSQLKDDENTGRDPPMSVITSLTIDSIVSSQGTDEGPAAKKQENYIPDEILTGQTSSARTDLGSPNSFSHLSEGILKKKEPTEERTTEESVRSGLPLLLKTDMPNGSGRDDNCEQFSDCLVPSDLRADKKEGCEREEILGSTELNMTEHFSDSQEMTNWKLTKLNDMNDSQINKENEKFLPMNQSEDIYNDSGGECDRMAEAGLDLKGTCTNESEGCDFSTMDTPAANSLSNCDSYGMQSPVVCFVPKTLPSKEDSVTEEKEIEESKSECYSNIYEQRGNEATEGSGLLLNSTGDLMKKNYLHSFCSQVPSVLGQSSPKRVANLQSISVPFGGARPKQPSNLKLQIPKPLSDHLQNDLPTNSGNNIKNKNDVLGKAKLGENSATNVCNASLGNISIADTNGEHLESYESGISSRPCLALAPESPDNDLRAGQFGISARKPFTTLGEVAPVWVPDSQAPNCMKCEARFTFTKRRHHCRACGKVFCASCCSLKCKLLYMDRKEARVCVICHSVLMNVAQPREQRRVWFADGILPNGEVADAAKLTVNGTSSAGTLAVSHDPVKPVTTSPLPTETDISLFSGSITQVGSPVGSAMNLIPEDGLPPILISTGVKGDYAVEEKPSQISVMQQLEDGGPDPLVFVLNANLLSMVKIVNYVNRKCWCFTTKGMHAVGQSEIVILLQCLPDEKCLPKDIFNHFVQLYRDALAGNVVGNLGHSFFSQSFLGSKEHGGFLYVTSTYQSLQDLVLPTPPYLFGILIQKWETPWAKVFPIRLMLRLGAEYRLYPCPLFSVRFRKPLFGETGHTIMNLLADFRNYQYTLPVVQGLVVDMEVRKTSIKIPSNRYNEMMKAMNKSNEHVLAGGACFNEKADSHLVCVQNDDGNYQTQAISIHNQPRKVTGASFFVFSGALKSSSGYLAKSSIVEDGVMVQITAENMDALRQALRDMKDFTITCGKADTEDPQEHIYIQWVDDDKNVNKGVISPIDGKSMESITSVKIFHGSEYKANGKVIRWTEVFFLENDDQHSCLSDPADHSRLTEHVAKAFCLALCPHLKLLKEDGMTKLGLRVTLDSDQVGYQAGSNGQPLPSQYMNDLDSALVPVIHGGACQLSEGPIVMELIFYILENIA